From Eleftheria terrae, the proteins below share one genomic window:
- a CDS encoding THUMP domain-containing class I SAM-dependent RNA methyltransferase has translation MKPFDLFLPCAGGVEELLAEEAMAILGPETSGTLERGGIALRGDAAAVMALNLESRLAQRVLVRVAHGPYRLEDDLYALARQVPWQAWLTPQQTFKIDVTAQRSPLRSLNFAALRIKDALCDVMREESGDRPSVDTQRPQLRVMLHLTETHATLYADTSGEPLFKRGWREDKGEAPLKETLGAAMLAAAGWKGRPEQGGALLDPCCGSGTIAIEAAQIACGIAAGSRRRFAFEGLPPFSGPQARAQWQALKQQAQQRVHAPAVPVFASDVAFRMVDFARRNAQRAGVAHAIEFHGGDALERPAPRLPDGLARTLMVNPPYGERIDARGSVGRSRAETDAPDDFFPRLAAHWKRHFTGWTAWMLSPDMKLPSRMRLKETRRVPLWNGPIECRLFRFDMVAGRVREDRAEPPDGD, from the coding sequence GTGAAACCCTTTGACCTGTTCCTGCCCTGCGCCGGTGGCGTGGAGGAGCTGCTGGCCGAGGAGGCCATGGCCATCCTCGGTCCCGAGACCTCCGGCACGCTGGAGCGCGGCGGCATCGCGCTGCGCGGCGACGCCGCGGCGGTGATGGCGCTCAACCTGGAGAGCCGGCTGGCGCAGCGGGTGCTGGTGCGTGTCGCGCACGGCCCCTACCGGCTGGAAGACGACCTCTACGCACTGGCCCGCCAGGTGCCGTGGCAGGCCTGGCTGACGCCGCAGCAGACCTTCAAGATCGACGTGACCGCCCAGCGCTCGCCGCTGCGCAGCCTGAACTTCGCCGCGCTGCGCATCAAGGATGCGCTGTGCGACGTGATGCGCGAGGAAAGCGGCGACCGCCCCAGCGTCGACACCCAGCGGCCGCAGCTGCGGGTGATGCTGCACCTGACCGAGACGCATGCCACCCTCTATGCGGACACGTCCGGCGAGCCCCTCTTCAAGCGCGGCTGGCGCGAGGACAAGGGCGAGGCCCCGCTGAAGGAGACGCTCGGCGCCGCGATGCTGGCTGCCGCCGGCTGGAAGGGCCGGCCCGAGCAGGGCGGCGCGCTGCTCGACCCGTGTTGTGGCTCGGGCACCATCGCGATCGAGGCGGCCCAGATCGCCTGCGGCATCGCTGCCGGGTCCAGGCGCCGCTTTGCCTTCGAGGGGTTGCCGCCCTTCTCGGGGCCGCAGGCGCGGGCCCAGTGGCAGGCGCTGAAGCAGCAGGCCCAGCAGCGCGTGCATGCGCCGGCGGTGCCGGTCTTCGCGAGCGACGTGGCGTTCCGCATGGTCGACTTCGCGCGCCGCAATGCCCAGCGCGCCGGCGTCGCGCACGCCATCGAGTTCCACGGCGGCGACGCCCTGGAGCGGCCGGCGCCGCGCCTGCCCGACGGCCTGGCACGCACGCTGATGGTCAACCCGCCTTACGGCGAGCGCATCGACGCGCGCGGCAGCGTCGGCCGCAGCCGCGCCGAGACCGATGCGCCGGATGACTTCTTCCCCCGCCTTGCCGCGCACTGGAAGCGCCACTTCACCGGCTGGACGGCCTGGATGTTGAGCCCCGACATGAAGTTGCCGTCGCGCATGCGGCTGAAGGAAACCCGGCGCGTGCCGCTGTGGAACGGCCCGATCGAATGCCGGCTGTTCCGCTTCGACATGGTCGCCGGCCGCGTGCGCGAAGACCGGGCGGAGCCGCCCGACGGCGATTGA
- a CDS encoding long-chain-fatty-acid--CoA ligase, with translation MNKVWLEHYPEGVPHEIDPDQYSSLVGLLEESFQKYRDRAAYKFLGRTVSFGEVDDLSRAFAAYLQASGLVKGDRVAIMMPNMPQYPIAVAGILRAGMVVVNVNPLYTPRELEHQLRDSGAKAIVIIENFAKTLQECQGQTPTRQVVLAAMGDLLGFPKGMIVNYVVRKVKKLVPAFQLPGAVRFNDAIAAGRKTPFRKPEIGREDIAVLQYTGGTTGVSKGAVLLHRNVIANVLQSEAWNGPAMRKVPPGEQTVTICALPLYHIFAFTVNMMLSMRIGGCNVLIPNPRDLASVLKDLSRQKFHSFPAVNTLFSALAHHADFDKVDWSGLTLSVGGGMAVQQATAKLWLEKTGCPICEGYGLSETSPTASCNPTDSSAYTGTIGLPLPSTEFRLLDDAGREVPPGEPGEICIRGPQVMAGYWQRPDETAKVMTPDGFFRTGDIGTVDERGYFRIVDRKKDMILVSGFNVYPNEVEDVVTRMEGVLECAAVGVPDERSGEAVKLVVVSKQPGLSEADVRAFCEQNLTGYKRPRIIEFRKELPKSPVGKILRRELRTR, from the coding sequence ATGAACAAGGTTTGGCTGGAGCACTACCCTGAAGGTGTTCCGCACGAGATCGATCCCGACCAGTACAGCTCGCTGGTCGGCCTGCTGGAGGAGAGCTTCCAGAAATACCGCGACCGTGCCGCCTACAAGTTCCTGGGCAGGACGGTGAGCTTCGGAGAGGTGGACGACCTGTCGCGGGCCTTTGCGGCCTACCTGCAAGCCTCTGGCCTGGTGAAGGGCGACCGGGTCGCCATCATGATGCCCAACATGCCGCAGTACCCGATCGCGGTGGCCGGCATCCTGCGCGCCGGCATGGTGGTGGTCAATGTCAACCCGCTGTACACGCCGCGGGAACTGGAGCACCAGCTGAGGGACTCCGGCGCGAAGGCCATCGTCATCATCGAGAACTTCGCCAAGACGCTGCAGGAATGCCAGGGCCAGACGCCGACCCGCCAGGTGGTGCTGGCCGCCATGGGCGACCTGCTCGGCTTCCCCAAGGGCATGATCGTCAACTACGTGGTGCGCAAGGTGAAGAAGCTGGTGCCGGCCTTCCAGCTGCCCGGCGCGGTGCGCTTCAATGACGCCATTGCCGCCGGCCGCAAGACGCCGTTCAGGAAGCCCGAGATCGGCCGCGAGGACATCGCGGTGCTGCAGTACACGGGCGGCACCACCGGGGTGAGCAAGGGGGCGGTGCTGCTGCACCGCAACGTCATCGCCAACGTGCTGCAGTCCGAAGCCTGGAACGGCCCGGCCATGCGCAAGGTGCCGCCTGGCGAGCAGACCGTGACGATCTGCGCGCTGCCGCTTTATCACATCTTCGCCTTCACGGTGAACATGATGCTCAGCATGCGCATCGGCGGCTGCAACGTGCTGATCCCCAACCCGCGCGACCTGGCGTCGGTGCTGAAGGACCTGTCGCGGCAGAAGTTCCACAGCTTCCCCGCGGTCAATACCTTGTTCAGTGCGCTGGCCCATCACGCTGACTTCGACAAGGTGGACTGGAGCGGCCTCACGCTCAGCGTGGGCGGCGGCATGGCGGTGCAGCAGGCCACCGCGAAGCTGTGGCTGGAGAAGACCGGCTGCCCGATCTGCGAAGGCTACGGCCTGAGCGAGACCTCGCCGACCGCCAGCTGCAACCCGACCGACAGCAGCGCCTACACCGGCACCATCGGCCTGCCCCTGCCGTCCACCGAGTTCCGCCTGCTGGACGACGCCGGCCGAGAAGTGCCGCCGGGCGAGCCGGGCGAGATCTGCATCCGTGGCCCGCAGGTCATGGCCGGCTACTGGCAGCGGCCGGACGAGACTGCCAAGGTGATGACGCCCGACGGCTTCTTCCGCACCGGCGACATCGGCACGGTGGATGAGCGCGGCTACTTCCGCATCGTGGACCGCAAGAAGGACATGATCCTGGTGTCGGGCTTCAACGTCTACCCGAACGAGGTCGAGGACGTCGTGACCCGCATGGAAGGCGTGCTCGAATGTGCCGCCGTCGGCGTGCCCGACGAACGCTCCGGCGAGGCGGTGAAGCTGGTCGTCGTGAGCAAGCAGCCGGGGCTGAGCGAGGCCGACGTGCGGGCCTTCTGCGAGCAGAACCTCACCGGCTACAAGCGCCCGCGCATCATCGAGTTCCGCAAGGAGCTCCCGAAGTCGCCAGTAGGCAAGATCCTGCGGCGAGAATTGCGCACGCGCTGA
- a CDS encoding 5'-methylthioadenosine/adenosylhomocysteine nucleosidase, producing the protein MPRIAIMAAMHEELSALLALMPDEQRRPLGGREFWLGHLHGRDVVVVLSRIGKVAAATTATLLATHFDVERLLFTGVAGGLGAGVKVGDVVLAEHLLQHDMDASPLFPRHEVPLYGRSRFEADAAMNDGLARASQRVLAEAPARLGADAVAAFGLQGRALHRGLVISGDRFVSGTAESEALRAALPQALAVEMEGAAVAQVCHDFGLPFAVLRTISDRADDTAHVDFPAFIREVASRYSAAIVADYLGG; encoded by the coding sequence ATGCCCCGCATTGCCATCATGGCCGCCATGCACGAGGAATTGAGCGCCTTGCTGGCGTTGATGCCCGACGAGCAGCGCCGGCCGCTGGGAGGACGCGAGTTCTGGCTCGGCCACCTGCACGGCCGGGACGTGGTGGTGGTGCTCTCGCGCATCGGCAAGGTGGCGGCGGCCACCACGGCCACCCTGCTCGCCACGCATTTCGATGTGGAGCGGCTGCTGTTCACCGGTGTGGCTGGCGGCCTGGGCGCCGGGGTGAAGGTCGGTGACGTGGTGCTGGCCGAGCACCTGCTGCAGCATGACATGGACGCCTCACCGCTGTTTCCTCGCCACGAGGTGCCGCTTTACGGCCGCAGCCGCTTCGAGGCTGACGCTGCCATGAACGACGGCCTGGCACGCGCCAGCCAGCGGGTGCTGGCCGAGGCGCCGGCCCGGCTGGGCGCCGACGCGGTGGCGGCGTTCGGCCTGCAGGGCCGCGCCTTGCACCGCGGACTGGTGATCAGTGGCGACCGCTTCGTCAGCGGCACCGCCGAGAGCGAGGCGCTGCGCGCAGCGCTGCCGCAGGCCCTGGCGGTGGAGATGGAAGGCGCCGCGGTGGCCCAGGTCTGCCACGACTTCGGCTTGCCGTTTGCCGTGCTGCGGACCATCTCGGACCGCGCCGACGACACCGCCCACGTCGATTTTCCGGCCTTCATCCGCGAAGTGGCCAGCCGCTACAGCGCGGCCATCGTCGCCGACTACCTGGGCGGCTGA